One Methylocapsa sp. D3K7 DNA window includes the following coding sequences:
- a CDS encoding PAS domain-containing sensor histidine kinase, with the protein MGDRKAKRRILRGKSTHPRFTARFGPVAVILALFIGLVSFLIFSNYTPIPPTDTVVLGLFVANILCILLVFGIVLAEAYALFTARRAGVAGAELHVRVVGLFSIIAAAPALLMAWVGSVTLERSLNPSFMQDGRGFVHNTIDAARLFREGQCKSLLQEARLTASDLERGKLMFEVDRPLFREFFASRARFLGFTAAALMKSDGTVVERVDTGAVVGKSVVRPEPADFADAIKNEPMCLILDEGRTFVALRTLNSFQDTFLYVARPVDPFTVEFPRQAAKLVALYDAFDSHRSGIRIAFATMFVLIALIMLLSATWLGLSFADSLVAPIRRLIAATDEVASGNLHVQVAVRKSEGDLGHLSETFNKMTSELSLQQHRLIAASKLIDERRLFTEAVLSGVPVAVVGVGRKGEITALNPSAEKLIPQGGETAERITGQAIATVLPEIDTLLNEARSSQSRLVQGQISLNRDGLDRLFNVSITSEPGDRADKSYVVTLDDITDLVTAQRTAAWADVARRIAHEIKNPLTPIQLSAERLKRKYGRLIGQDRDIFDQCTDTIIRQVDDIKRMVDEFSSFARMPRARLESGDLSECVRQVLFLMRVAHPDIDFEDKTPDAPVRVPFDRRLFSQALTNIVKNATEGIAVHSDEPDFHGKISVAVGVAGRIVSVDVIDNGMGFPKENRQRLLEPYMTTRSDGTGLGLPIVAKILADHGGGLELRDAPAGRGAWVRMFFPLGHELDGQESGDVDKSAEEILPAEIKRGA; encoded by the coding sequence ATGGGTGATCGAAAAGCAAAGCGGCGCATCTTGAGGGGAAAAAGCACTCACCCCCGTTTCACGGCCCGTTTCGGGCCCGTGGCCGTCATCCTTGCCCTTTTTATTGGCCTCGTCAGCTTTCTTATTTTTTCCAACTACACGCCAATACCTCCGACGGATACCGTCGTTCTCGGCCTGTTTGTCGCAAATATCCTGTGCATTCTCCTCGTTTTTGGTATCGTCCTGGCCGAGGCCTATGCACTGTTCACGGCGCGCCGAGCAGGCGTTGCCGGGGCGGAATTGCATGTCCGGGTTGTCGGCCTCTTCTCGATTATCGCCGCCGCGCCGGCCCTCCTGATGGCTTGGGTTGGGTCGGTGACGCTGGAACGAAGTCTCAATCCCTCCTTCATGCAGGACGGCCGCGGTTTCGTGCACAATACGATCGACGCGGCGCGTTTGTTTCGCGAAGGCCAATGCAAGTCGCTGCTTCAGGAGGCGAGATTGACCGCTTCCGATCTCGAACGCGGCAAGCTGATGTTTGAGGTGGATCGGCCGCTGTTTCGTGAATTTTTTGCATCGAGGGCGCGCTTTCTCGGCTTCACCGCAGCGGCCCTGATGAAGTCGGATGGCACGGTGGTCGAACGCGTGGATACCGGCGCTGTGGTCGGCAAATCCGTAGTCCGGCCGGAGCCTGCCGATTTCGCCGACGCCATAAAGAACGAGCCTATGTGTCTCATCCTCGATGAAGGCAGAACCTTCGTCGCCTTGAGGACGCTGAATTCCTTTCAGGACACGTTTTTATATGTCGCCCGCCCGGTCGATCCTTTCACGGTGGAGTTCCCGCGCCAAGCCGCCAAGCTCGTCGCGCTTTACGATGCGTTCGACAGCCACAGGAGTGGCATCAGAATCGCCTTCGCGACCATGTTCGTGTTGATCGCGCTCATCATGCTTTTATCGGCCACCTGGCTTGGTCTTTCCTTCGCCGATAGCCTTGTCGCGCCGATCCGGCGGCTGATCGCCGCCACTGACGAGGTCGCCTCTGGCAATCTCCATGTTCAAGTCGCGGTTCGCAAATCCGAAGGCGATCTTGGTCACCTCAGCGAGACGTTCAACAAGATGACCTCGGAGTTGAGCCTCCAGCAACATCGGCTGATCGCGGCGAGCAAACTCATCGATGAGCGGCGTCTCTTCACCGAAGCGGTTCTGTCCGGTGTTCCGGTCGCGGTCGTTGGCGTCGGGCGCAAGGGAGAAATTACCGCGCTCAATCCCTCCGCCGAGAAATTGATTCCGCAAGGCGGCGAAACGGCCGAACGGATCACAGGGCAAGCGATCGCAACGGTGCTGCCGGAAATTGACACTTTGCTCAACGAAGCACGGTCGAGCCAATCCCGGCTGGTCCAGGGACAAATCTCCCTGAACCGCGATGGACTCGACCGCTTGTTCAATGTGAGCATCACCAGCGAGCCCGGCGACCGCGCTGACAAAAGTTACGTCGTGACGCTCGACGACATCACCGATCTCGTGACCGCGCAGCGGACGGCGGCCTGGGCCGATGTCGCCCGCCGCATCGCCCATGAAATTAAAAACCCGCTGACGCCAATTCAGCTCTCCGCCGAGCGGTTAAAGCGCAAATATGGGCGCCTTATCGGACAAGACCGCGATATTTTTGATCAATGCACCGACACGATCATCCGGCAGGTCGACGACATCAAGCGCATGGTCGATGAATTTTCGTCGTTCGCCCGCATGCCGAGGGCACGCCTCGAAAGCGGCGATTTGAGTGAGTGCGTGCGTCAAGTTCTGTTTCTGATGCGGGTCGCGCATCCCGACATAGACTTCGAAGACAAGACGCCGGACGCTCCAGTCCGCGTTCCCTTCGACCGGCGGCTTTTCTCCCAAGCCCTCACAAACATTGTCAAGAACGCCACCGAAGGGATCGCCGTGCACTCGGATGAACCGGACTTCCACGGCAAGATATCGGTCGCGGTTGGGGTAGCTGGGCGCATTGTCTCCGTCGATGTGATCGACAATGGCATGGGTTTTCCCAAGGAAAACCGGCAAAGACTGCTTGAACCCTACATGACGACGCGGTCCGACGGCACGGGCCTCGGGCTGCCGATCGTCGCCAAAATTCTTGCCGATCACGGCGGCGGGCTCGAACTGCGGGATGCACCGGCTGGGCGGGGCGCCTGGGTCAGGATGTTTTTTCCCTTGGGACATGAACTTGACGGACAAGAATCCGGCGATGTGGACAAATCCGCCGAGGAAATCCTGCCGGCCGAAATCAAAAGAGGAGCATGA
- the dgcA gene encoding N-acetyl-D-Glu racemase DgcA, translating to MPRLTISVERLPILGKFVIARGAKSEAVVVVATVEDGAFRGRGESVPYARYGETVESVLSQIASVHAQIEAGADRSLLQSLLPPGAARNALDCALWDFDAKRSGVAAYVLAGVAPPVPVTTAFTISAGSPPEMAAAAARAQARPLLKIKLMGEGDSARLAAVRDAAPNAALIVDANEAWTAADLERNFEACAKAGVGLIEQPLPAGEDSPLAKIQHIVPVCADESVHDRQGLEALRERYDAINIKLDKTGGLTEALALMKLAESLGFGLMIGCMVASSLSMAPALLLTGQARFVDLDGPLLLAHDRPGGLVYTGSTVHPPARELWG from the coding sequence ATGCCCAGGCTTACCATCTCCGTTGAACGCTTGCCCATCCTCGGCAAATTCGTGATTGCGCGCGGCGCGAAGAGCGAAGCTGTCGTCGTCGTGGCAACCGTCGAAGATGGAGCATTTCGCGGCCGCGGGGAAAGTGTTCCCTATGCGCGCTATGGCGAAACGGTCGAGTCCGTCCTGTCCCAAATTGCATCGGTCCATGCGCAAATAGAGGCAGGCGCGGACCGCAGCCTCCTGCAAAGCCTGCTGCCGCCAGGGGCCGCGCGCAACGCGCTCGATTGCGCACTCTGGGATTTCGACGCCAAGCGAAGCGGTGTCGCGGCTTATGTGCTCGCAGGCGTCGCGCCCCCGGTGCCCGTCACCACCGCCTTTACGATTTCCGCTGGGAGTCCTCCTGAAATGGCGGCGGCGGCCGCAAGAGCACAGGCGCGGCCTCTCCTCAAAATCAAATTGATGGGTGAAGGCGATTCAGCACGACTCGCGGCTGTACGCGACGCCGCCCCAAACGCGGCGCTTATCGTGGATGCCAATGAGGCGTGGACGGCGGCAGATCTCGAACGCAACTTTGAAGCCTGCGCCAAGGCGGGCGTCGGCCTTATCGAGCAGCCGCTGCCCGCGGGCGAAGACTCGCCGCTCGCCAAAATCCAACATATTGTGCCAGTCTGCGCCGATGAAAGCGTCCACGACCGGCAAGGTCTCGAGGCCTTGCGCGAGCGCTATGATGCAATCAACATCAAACTCGACAAAACGGGGGGGCTGACCGAGGCATTGGCCTTGATGAAACTTGCGGAAAGCCTTGGCTTCGGACTCATGATCGGCTGCATGGTCGCCAGCTCGCTGTCGATGGCGCCAGCTCTCTTGCTGACCGGTCAGGCGCGTTTCGTCGATCTTGATGGTCCGTTGTTGCTGGCCCATGACCGCCCTGGCGGTCTCGTCTATACGGGCTCGACCGTTCACCCTCCGGCCCGGGAATTATGGGGTTAG
- a CDS encoding DUF4010 domain-containing protein, which produces MFRLDPLILSLAVALGIGLLIGTDRERRKGEGPERSPAGLRTFTLASLAGAISFIVGGMPLLAIATAGIFVMIALAYWRGRGLDPGLTTETALICTMLLGGLAVSRPGLAAATAVVIAILLNARTELHHFARSVLSVDEIRDALIFAAATLIVLPILPNHPMGPLGALNPRAIWIIVILVMAIGALGHIAVRLAGTRFGLPIAGFASGFISSTATIASMGARAANTPELLWPAAAGAIFSTFATAIQLAVVLAVTNIEVLRAVVVPLAFAGAAADFNGVAFAFLAMHQNAEKPDEQGRAFSVKSAFIFATVLTLILLISKAADAWFGAAGVTVAAMIAGFADTHSAAISVATLANDGRMTPAETAVPILLALSTNTVTKAVLCVYTGGLPFALRVVPGLVLMILAAWGVWWLLPS; this is translated from the coding sequence ATGTTTAGACTTGATCCTTTGATCTTGAGTCTCGCCGTCGCGCTTGGCATTGGCCTTTTGATCGGTACGGACCGCGAGCGCCGGAAGGGAGAAGGGCCTGAACGTTCTCCTGCTGGGCTTCGGACCTTTACCCTCGCATCGCTTGCCGGAGCAATCAGCTTCATCGTTGGCGGCATGCCTCTGCTTGCCATCGCCACGGCTGGCATTTTTGTCATGATCGCGCTCGCTTATTGGCGTGGGCGCGGCCTCGATCCTGGTCTCACGACGGAAACCGCTCTCATATGCACCATGTTGCTCGGCGGCCTTGCGGTCAGCAGACCAGGCCTCGCCGCCGCCACTGCCGTCGTGATCGCGATCCTGCTGAATGCGCGCACGGAACTCCACCATTTCGCACGCTCGGTGCTGAGCGTAGATGAGATCCGTGATGCATTGATCTTCGCCGCCGCCACTTTGATTGTGCTGCCAATCCTGCCAAATCACCCAATGGGGCCTCTCGGCGCTCTCAATCCCCGCGCGATCTGGATCATCGTCATCCTTGTCATGGCCATCGGTGCCCTCGGCCACATCGCGGTCCGGCTCGCCGGCACCCGTTTCGGCCTTCCGATCGCCGGATTTGCATCGGGTTTCATTTCCAGTACGGCAACAATCGCCAGCATGGGCGCGCGGGCGGCCAATACGCCAGAACTTCTTTGGCCAGCAGCGGCTGGGGCAATTTTCTCCACCTTCGCGACAGCCATTCAGTTGGCCGTGGTGCTGGCCGTAACGAACATCGAAGTTTTGCGGGCTGTTGTCGTGCCACTCGCTTTTGCAGGCGCTGCCGCTGACTTCAATGGGGTTGCCTTCGCATTCCTCGCCATGCACCAGAATGCGGAGAAGCCAGACGAGCAAGGCCGCGCCTTTAGCGTAAAGTCGGCGTTTATTTTCGCGACGGTGCTGACGCTGATTTTGCTCATCTCAAAAGCCGCCGACGCATGGTTCGGCGCGGCCGGTGTCACCGTGGCGGCGATGATCGCCGGATTCGCCGATACCCATTCGGCGGCGATTTCGGTGGCCACATTGGCGAATGACGGCAGGATGACACCCGCCGAAACTGCGGTTCCCATTTTGCTTGCACTGTCCACAAATACGGTCACCAAGGCAGTCTTATGCGTCTACACAGGGGGATTGCCATTTGCTTTACGTGTCGTGCCGGGTTTAGTTTTGATGATTTTGGCCGCATGGGGAGTGTGGTGGTTGCTGCCATCATAA
- a CDS encoding VIT1/CCC1 transporter family protein translates to MPATPHIEKHFLASALVRDIVIGMADGLTVPFALAAGLSGAVSSTAIIITAGLAEVAAGGLAMGLGGYLAARTDLEHYHSEFQREKLEIKLVPETERAEVRQILREHGLERDLAETVTAALTRDPDRWINFMMRFELGLEEPVPGRAVKSALTIGGAYVVGGLIPLLPYFLLPTVSRALPVSIGLTLAALLIFGGVKGQLTGAAPLRSALQTAAIGSLAAAAAFAIARLVGK, encoded by the coding sequence ATGCCGGCGACACCGCATATTGAAAAGCACTTTCTTGCCTCGGCCCTCGTCCGCGACATCGTCATTGGAATGGCGGATGGGCTTACCGTTCCCTTCGCCCTCGCGGCGGGTCTTTCTGGGGCCGTGTCCTCGACAGCCATCATTATAACCGCCGGACTCGCCGAAGTCGCGGCGGGCGGCCTGGCAATGGGGCTTGGCGGCTATCTCGCCGCGCGCACGGATCTCGAACATTACCACTCCGAGTTCCAGCGCGAAAAATTGGAGATTAAGCTAGTACCTGAAACCGAGCGAGCGGAAGTCCGCCAGATCCTGCGTGAGCATGGCCTCGAACGTGACTTGGCAGAGACTGTGACGGCCGCGCTGACCCGCGATCCCGACCGCTGGATCAATTTCATGATGCGTTTCGAGCTTGGTTTGGAAGAGCCGGTGCCAGGCCGCGCCGTCAAAAGCGCCTTGACGATCGGCGGTGCCTATGTCGTTGGCGGTCTCATTCCGCTCTTGCCTTATTTCCTTCTGCCAACGGTTTCCCGTGCGCTTCCGGTGTCGATTGGGCTGACCCTTGCGGCTCTCCTGATTTTTGGCGGCGTGAAAGGGCAATTGACCGGCGCCGCGCCCTTGCGCAGCGCCTTGCAGACGGCGGCTATTGGCTCCCTCGCCGCCGCTGCCGCTTTTGCCATTGCGCGGCTGGTCGGCAAGTGA
- a CDS encoding copper resistance protein CopC, with amino-acid sequence MNRRYFIAAAGSVAAFAPASLAHARFRGGALLDHAVPGVGLTVSGSPREIRLYFDLDVVSGLSKVGVSASTGAAIPVGRPVNDPSDQRIVIVKLGRLLPPGIYRVSWLVVSIRERPSSGTFHFTVT; translated from the coding sequence GTGAATCGCCGTTACTTCATTGCCGCCGCCGGAAGTGTCGCCGCCTTCGCTCCGGCATCTCTGGCTCATGCGAGGTTTAGGGGCGGGGCGCTCCTCGACCACGCGGTCCCCGGCGTCGGATTGACCGTCAGCGGCTCCCCACGCGAGATCAGGCTCTATTTTGACTTGGACGTGGTTAGCGGCTTGTCCAAAGTTGGCGTTAGTGCTTCCACCGGGGCGGCAATCCCGGTTGGCAGGCCTGTCAATGATCCTTCCGACCAGCGGATTGTGATCGTTAAGCTTGGACGCCTCCTGCCTCCCGGTATCTATCGGGTAAGCTGGCTCGTTGTCTCTATCCGCGAGCGTCCAAGCTCCGGAACTTTTCATTTTACGGTCACTTGA
- the copD gene encoding copper homeostasis membrane protein CopD, with amino-acid sequence MLTVFLPLVIVRWIQFASVFVLFGSSFFWLYMGNERFAAGPGGLPRTLRATVILLRFAAPIAALSAIAWIGCLLINMTSDVHSVTDSEDLRLFFFETPFGTVSFVRLTLLAVAIVIVFLPWHNRTWFFVLLIIGAILLITQSWFGHSADSRGFYRVIMILVYGVHTLAAAAWVGGLPPLLLALIEQRRFGSSEARESALDILARFSLMAMTAVSLLVASGGANAVFRVNGSIGKLFDSAYGDMLFKKLLLVAAMLAFACVNRFILMPKLRTASLKGMIPIVWLRNSITLELVIGIFVLGASAMLGITMPPQ; translated from the coding sequence ATGCTGACGGTTTTCCTGCCTCTGGTTATCGTACGCTGGATCCAATTCGCGTCGGTTTTTGTGTTGTTCGGATCCTCGTTCTTTTGGCTCTACATGGGAAACGAACGGTTTGCGGCCGGTCCTGGCGGGTTGCCCCGGACCCTTCGCGCGACCGTTATTTTGCTGCGCTTCGCCGCGCCAATCGCTGCACTTTCCGCGATCGCCTGGATCGGCTGCCTTTTGATCAATATGACTAGCGACGTTCATAGCGTCACTGATTCCGAGGACCTGCGCCTTTTCTTTTTCGAAACGCCGTTCGGCACGGTGTCCTTCGTCCGATTGACGCTGCTCGCGGTTGCTATCGTCATCGTATTCCTGCCCTGGCATAATCGTACGTGGTTCTTCGTGCTCCTCATCATCGGTGCCATACTCTTGATTACCCAATCCTGGTTCGGTCATTCAGCCGATAGCCGAGGGTTTTACCGCGTGATCATGATCTTGGTGTATGGCGTCCATACCCTCGCTGCGGCTGCCTGGGTCGGCGGACTTCCACCACTTCTTCTCGCACTCATCGAACAACGCCGCTTCGGCTCTTCTGAGGCGCGCGAGTCTGCTCTCGATATCTTGGCACGTTTCTCTCTCATGGCTATGACGGCGGTTTCCTTGCTTGTCGCAAGCGGCGGCGCCAATGCAGTTTTTCGCGTCAATGGATCTATCGGCAAACTTTTCGACTCGGCCTATGGCGATATGCTGTTCAAGAAATTATTGCTGGTCGCGGCCATGCTCGCCTTTGCCTGCGTCAATCGTTTCATCTTGATGCCGAAGCTCCGCACGGCTTCCTTGAAAGGAATGATACCCATCGTCTGGCTTCGTAACAGCATAACTCTCGAATTGGTGATTGGTATCTTTGTACTCGGTGCTTCGGCCATGCTTGGCATCACTATGCCGCCGCAATGA
- the copC gene encoding copper homeostasis periplasmic binding protein CopC, with product MQRLIKLLLVVGFVSSVIADTAFAHAFLDHAVPGVGMDVSGSPRELRLYFTQGVVVAFSGVQVVGSGGKIPTSKAVNDPSDQSVLIVHFGRALGPGTYTVSWHVVSVDTHPTSGTFHFTVT from the coding sequence ATGCAGCGTCTCATAAAGCTTCTACTTGTGGTAGGGTTCGTCTCGTCTGTCATCGCGGATACCGCATTCGCTCATGCGTTTCTCGATCATGCCGTCCCTGGTGTCGGGATGGATGTTTCCGGCTCCCCGCGTGAACTCAGACTTTACTTCACCCAGGGCGTGGTGGTTGCCTTTTCGGGCGTCCAGGTTGTTGGCTCCGGGGGTAAGATTCCGACCAGCAAAGCTGTCAACGATCCGTCAGACCAAAGCGTTTTGATCGTGCATTTCGGACGTGCGCTGGGGCCCGGCACCTATACGGTGAGCTGGCACGTGGTCTCGGTTGATACACATCCGACATCCGGCACGTTTCATTTCACCGTGACCTGA
- a CDS encoding MlaE family lipid ABC transporter permease subunit, translated as MDLPDGPQFSAQHVGDSVRLSLGGQWTVDASAAIEARADGLLKESAGARRVIFDLGRIVRLDTAGAWLIDRARDTLGASGIEATLESIRPEYEILLREARYRVVAVPASPHGSYIFRLLADIGETVVSAGGDLYKGIGFLGEVVAAIGRSLVNPSHFRGTSLIVQMESIALRGAPIIALINFLAGAIIAQQGIFQLRRFGATIFVVDLIGILVLRELGVLLTAIMISGRSGSAITAELGSMKLQEEIDALTVMGLRPVDILIVPRILALIIGLPLLTFIADMSGIFGGLLVAWVYDGITPARFLTGLQTAIGYHSFFSGLIKAPFMALIIGLIACVEGLAVAGSAESLGRRVTASVVKSIFMVVVADGLFAMFFAGIGY; from the coding sequence ATGGATTTGCCGGACGGCCCGCAATTTTCTGCCCAGCATGTGGGTGACTCCGTGCGGCTTAGTCTCGGCGGCCAATGGACCGTGGACGCGTCGGCAGCGATCGAGGCCCGCGCCGATGGCCTTCTTAAGGAAAGCGCCGGGGCACGAAGAGTCATTTTTGATCTTGGCCGGATTGTCCGGCTTGACACGGCGGGGGCTTGGCTCATCGACCGGGCGCGTGATACGCTCGGCGCGTCCGGCATCGAGGCGACGCTTGAATCGATCCGCCCAGAATATGAAATCCTGCTGCGTGAAGCGCGTTACCGGGTGGTCGCCGTTCCGGCATCACCACATGGTTCTTATATCTTCCGGCTTCTCGCCGATATCGGCGAAACCGTGGTGTCCGCCGGCGGCGATCTGTACAAGGGCATTGGGTTTCTCGGCGAGGTCGTGGCGGCCATCGGAAGAAGCCTCGTCAACCCATCTCATTTCCGCGGAACTTCGCTCATCGTCCAAATGGAGAGTATCGCGCTTCGCGGCGCGCCGATTATTGCCCTGATTAATTTTCTGGCGGGCGCTATCATCGCGCAGCAGGGTATTTTCCAGTTGCGGAGGTTTGGTGCGACAATCTTCGTTGTCGACCTCATCGGCATTTTGGTCTTGCGTGAGCTCGGCGTTTTGTTGACCGCCATCATGATCTCTGGGCGGTCGGGCTCAGCGATCACAGCCGAACTTGGCTCGATGAAGCTCCAAGAGGAGATCGATGCTCTGACCGTCATGGGATTGCGGCCCGTTGACATATTGATCGTTCCCCGGATTCTGGCTCTCATCATTGGCCTTCCGCTCTTGACCTTCATTGCGGATATGTCCGGGATCTTCGGCGGCCTGTTGGTCGCTTGGGTGTATGACGGGATCACACCGGCGAGATTTTTGACGGGACTGCAGACTGCGATCGGCTACCATAGTTTTTTCAGCGGGCTCATTAAAGCGCCCTTCATGGCGCTTATCATTGGTCTCATTGCTTGCGTGGAAGGTTTGGCTGTTGCCGGTTCGGCTGAATCGCTGGGACGCCGGGTTACGGCCTCGGTGGTGAAGTCGATTTTTATGGTTGTTGTGGCCGATGGGCTTTTTGCGATGTTCTTCGCCGGGATCGGATATTGA
- a CDS encoding ABC transporter ATP-binding protein translates to MKGQEKNAAGRGAPPEIVIKVRDLVVGFGDKLIMQGLDLDVYRGEVLGFVGGSGTGKSVLTRTILGLIRKRSGLIEILGADLDTLSPREYASIERRIGVMFQQGALFSGLTVKQNVEVPMREHLQLSPRLSEELAMLKIGLAGLDPDAANKYPSELSGGMIKRAALARALALDPELVFLDEPTSGLDPIGAAEFDELIATMQRTLGLTVFMVTHDLDSLFSICDRIAALADGKVVAEGPLSTMLASQHPWVHAYFHGKRARLADSASAGHFGKAGAAAENNQTDALNDTPSPT, encoded by the coding sequence ATGAAAGGGCAAGAAAAAAACGCCGCTGGCCGGGGCGCGCCGCCGGAGATCGTCATAAAGGTGCGCGATCTCGTGGTGGGTTTTGGCGATAAGCTTATCATGCAAGGCCTTGATCTTGATGTTTACAGAGGCGAAGTTTTGGGCTTCGTCGGCGGCTCCGGCACTGGAAAATCGGTTCTTACGCGGACGATTTTGGGGCTTATCCGGAAACGTAGCGGGCTCATCGAGATACTTGGCGCAGATCTCGACACGCTGTCGCCACGCGAATACGCCTCGATCGAGCGCCGCATCGGCGTAATGTTTCAACAAGGCGCGCTGTTTTCTGGTCTCACCGTTAAGCAGAACGTCGAAGTTCCTATGCGCGAACATTTGCAATTGTCACCGCGCCTTTCGGAGGAACTCGCGATGCTCAAGATCGGGCTCGCGGGCCTTGATCCAGACGCCGCCAACAAATACCCGTCCGAACTCTCCGGCGGCATGATCAAACGGGCTGCCTTAGCGAGGGCCTTGGCGCTCGATCCAGAACTCGTGTTTCTCGATGAGCCGACTTCGGGCCTTGATCCTATCGGTGCAGCGGAATTCGACGAATTGATCGCCACAATGCAACGAACGCTTGGTCTCACCGTCTTCATGGTGACCCATGACCTCGACAGTCTCTTTTCGATCTGCGACAGGATTGCTGCGCTCGCAGATGGGAAAGTGGTTGCCGAAGGTCCGCTTTCCACGATGCTTGCCTCACAGCATCCGTGGGTTCACGCATATTTCCATGGCAAAAGGGCGCGTCTGGCGGACTCCGCTTCGGCGGGTCACTTCGGGAAAGCGGGCGCGGCGGCAGAAAACAATCAGACGGACGCATTGAATGACACTCCCAGCCCAACGTGA
- a CDS encoding MlaD family protein produces the protein METRANYALIGIFTLAVIAAAFGFVYWFSGAEKPGGQKTYKIVFTGSISGLSNGGWVLFNGVRVGEVTKIDLLPQDPSRVFALIDVDAKVPVRADTKARLEYTGFTGVASVALTGGATDAPPLPTSKQEPGVIIADRSDFQDLIATARRIATQASDFLDKTNRLIDDNSASITASVKNAEKFSDALAANSDGLKDFMGAIADVGKSIKPLTAKLDVLAADADNVVKAINPNDVKTIVSDFASLSAKLDKAADKVDGVLTNLNGFLATGDSKGAFGEIAAAAKSVKKAADDLDSQMKGIAVNINRFTGSGLRQYEALAVDGRKTLEQINQAVRSIESNPQQFLFGKSPQIPEYSGAR, from the coding sequence ATGGAAACCCGTGCGAACTATGCATTGATAGGCATTTTCACCCTGGCTGTCATCGCTGCGGCCTTTGGCTTTGTTTATTGGTTTTCCGGCGCCGAGAAACCTGGCGGTCAAAAAACTTACAAAATTGTTTTCACGGGCTCGATTTCAGGACTGTCGAATGGCGGCTGGGTCCTCTTCAATGGGGTGCGGGTTGGCGAGGTCACGAAAATTGATCTATTGCCGCAAGATCCCTCACGCGTTTTTGCGCTGATCGATGTCGATGCGAAGGTTCCGGTGCGTGCAGATACAAAGGCGAGGCTCGAATACACAGGGTTTACAGGGGTTGCCTCCGTCGCATTGACCGGCGGTGCCACAGATGCGCCGCCGCTTCCAACGAGTAAGCAAGAGCCCGGTGTCATCATCGCCGATCGCTCGGATTTCCAGGATCTCATTGCAACGGCGCGGCGCATCGCGACGCAGGCTTCCGATTTTCTCGACAAAACCAACCGCCTGATCGATGACAATTCGGCGTCGATCACGGCTTCGGTGAAGAACGCTGAAAAATTTTCCGATGCGCTCGCCGCCAATTCCGATGGTCTTAAGGATTTCATGGGTGCGATTGCCGATGTCGGCAAATCCATCAAGCCGTTGACGGCGAAGCTCGACGTCCTGGCTGCGGACGCCGACAATGTCGTGAAGGCGATCAATCCCAATGATGTCAAAACGATCGTCAGCGATTTCGCCTCGTTGTCGGCAAAACTCGACAAGGCGGCGGACAAGGTCGACGGGGTTTTGACCAATTTGAATGGTTTTCTTGCGACAGGGGACTCGAAGGGTGCGTTTGGCGAAATTGCCGCGGCCGCAAAGTCGGTCAAGAAGGCCGCCGACGATCTTGACTCTCAGATGAAGGGAATTGCCGTTAACATCAACCGCTTTACCGGTTCTGGGCTCCGCCAGTACGAGGCGCTGGCGGTGGATGGCCGCAAAACACTTGAGCAAATCAATCAGGCGGTCCGTTCAATCGAGAGCAATCCGCAACAGTTTCTTTTCGGAAAATCGCCGCAAATTCCCGAATATTCTGGTGCGCGTTAA
- a CDS encoding ABC-type transport auxiliary lipoprotein family protein translates to MGYSSLTDAWNLDRVWRVFLLAGLSLSVLASCSSAPKATYDLSPASGDFAARAGRGQLAVARPEAILPADSDRIVVRTDPQSVAYLTGAQWADKLPSLVQSRLIETFQNAHLLRAVGRPGMLADVSLQSSIRRFELDTGQGEAVVEISAQIVNQNGRIVAGRLFSDTVPVASSEPAVVAAALDTALAAVMRDIVLWTAPKI, encoded by the coding sequence ATGGGGTATTCTAGCCTCACGGACGCTTGGAATTTGGATCGCGTGTGGCGCGTGTTTTTGCTTGCCGGCTTGTCGTTGTCCGTGCTTGCGTCCTGTTCCTCCGCGCCGAAAGCCACTTACGACCTCAGCCCGGCCAGCGGCGATTTTGCCGCGCGGGCGGGGCGCGGCCAACTCGCTGTGGCGCGTCCCGAAGCAATATTGCCAGCCGACTCGGATCGTATTGTCGTGCGGACCGATCCACAATCGGTCGCCTATCTCACGGGTGCCCAATGGGCCGACAAATTGCCATCGCTGGTGCAGAGCCGGCTAATTGAGACCTTTCAGAATGCACATCTGTTGCGGGCAGTTGGACGCCCCGGCATGCTCGCCGATGTCAGTCTCCAATCCAGCATCCGGCGGTTCGAACTTGATACGGGGCAGGGCGAGGCTGTGGTAGAAATTTCGGCGCAAATCGTCAACCAAAATGGTCGCATTGTCGCCGGGCGCCTTTTTTCGGACACTGTGCCTGTGGCTTCGAGTGAACCGGCGGTGGTCGCTGCGGCTCTCGACACGGCGCTTGCGGCGGTGATGCGCGACATCGTCCTCTGGACCGCGCCGAAAATTTGA